GATTTTAGGAACTCTTCTGAAGGCACAAACAGTCCTCCAACGGATAAATGTTGTAGGTAGCTGGGAGGATGTGAATAGCTATGATCGCTCTTGATGTTCAAAGATTGTGTTCCCAATTTAAGCTCCGGATATTTTGATTTGAACTTGTTCGCTAAAAATCCTACTATGTATTGTAGTCCGTCGCTTTCTTGGCCCGTATTTTCACCCATCAAACTACTTACAGAACTCAATATTTCACTACTTTCGGAGTTTTCGCTGTCATGTAAATCAGTATTCGGTATTACGATGGAAGGCCCTGAAAATAATTTCGCCATTATATAggtttcaccttcttcttcaaattcttGTAGATCTTCTGCCTCAACTTGTTCAATGTTAGTATGGTTTTTTAAAATAGTTGGTGTCTTGCCTAAAACTATTAGCCTAATTCTATGAATGCAACTTTTAGGTGAAGGGTGATCGTGTACCCCACCTATCTGTCTAATTTGTGAAAAGAAGTTTTCCAGCACATCCTGATTTAGCTGtaaatatagaaaagaaatattataTTAGATATACAAAAATTTCTTGCTTTGCGAGTGGTATGCTTACCTTTCGTGTGGATAAAAATGTGATGTTATGTTTTGCCTTCATATCCACGAATAACAGTTTTAAGCCTGTTATTTGCATGagcattgatttttgaaaaatctgtAAATTAGTTTTTCCTATCACACGCATGTTTAAAAGGAACTCGTGCATTTCGTCTAATGctgaaatttgattttcattgccGGTGAACGTTTTTTTGTAGTCCAGCTTGGCGACTGGACTACACGAGTTAGAAATATTAAACCACAAATCTATTTTTTCAATAACGTTGGCAAGATTGATCGTGTTCTTATTGTGTGGATAATAGTGCCGCAAAGCAACAGCCGTTGTTCGCGACAATAATTCTGCTGCTTTTCtcacgttttgcttttctaaaGAAGTCAACAAAATATGACCCTTTGTTAGTTTAAATGTCGATGTAATTTCTAAATTATCTCTTTCAGATACTAAATCCCATAATATATCGGATTGAATTTTGTGCCCATTATATTCAAAACCTGGCTTTAGCAGCCAATTTCTCATCAATTTTAAAAGATGGGGTGCATCCGGAATCACATAAACTCTAGTGTTTGTCACAGGGTGTTTAAAAAAGGGTTCATTATAGCTTACTACACCCAATTCTTTCCAGCAAGATATATTTGTCGAAGCATTATCACTGACGATGGATACCACATTAACCCCTTTATGATAAAGTTTTTCTATTAAAGTATTCACGATTTccttcgtcattttttggtCAAATCCGATGTATACgggttgtttccatttttggaaaaGGCCACGCGCCATAACAACTTGAACATAATTAAAAGGACCcatagggccctattccaagcgtctgtctGTTCTGACAGACTGGGCTCGACCAGTCCAGTCTGTCGTAAACCGTCCAGTCTTTGTTGGTTAAAATCGGTATTCCAACAGTCtcatgaacacttgaatgaacaagtgttcatttggctgtcaaaatccGTCAAAATCCCAGctttgtatgtaaacaatcgcgcgcagcttgagtttccttaccgttaacgtgtttttatttttcacaaaaataaatttcaaacgcTAATTATGCCCGTGCCCGCGTTTCCCGCGgcttaattaatcaatttctgagaatagGTCATCGATCCGCCaatgtgaaaaacaaaaacgtaacAGTCACTTCAAATCGTAGTCTCATAtgacagactcgctgtctgGTACCTTTTGGTAAcagacagcgagtctgtcaACATAGACTGGAATCGGTGTCTCATGAGACGCTTGGAATACCGATACCAGACTGACGGTTGTCTcacaagacagacagacgcttggaatagggcccataatttCATCTGCTGCAATATCGTACTCCATTACTTCAGATACCTTCATTTCATCGAAACTTAAGACACATTCCTTGTCCTGTTTCTCAAAAGTTCGAGTTAAGTTCCCTATCATATTGATTACATCTTCTAACACACCTTGCTTAAGGTTAAAAGTTCTCGCATGGCGTTGTAATGTGGATATGGAAGGAAGTGGATACTTTAAATCTATAGCTAAATATTTATAAGCTCGTTTTGAAAAATACCTTAATGTAAGAGCTGCGCTTATTTCGTCTAAGGACCACTTCACCCGTTTCCTTACGTTTAAAATTACATCTAACTGATTACTTGATAGTGTTGCTTTAAGCCTATTTTTTATAATAGAGTTAATTTTGGTTTTAGCTATAGGACTCCTttcaatatgttctatttttttttgcttttttggagtTCCTGTTTGAGtgctttattttcattatgaagttcgcttaattttttcatcaaTTGTCCATTAACTTCCTTCaatcttttattttctaattCGAGGGGCGAAGGAGGTGGGGGAATCTCTTCTTGATCCCGATTTTCAACCGcagaatccgaatccgaatccgaaaccgTACCCGTACCTTCGGACGACTTATACAGAGCGTAACTTTTAACTACTAgctgttcctcctgctgcatCGTATTTACAGGCGTATTTTGGATGGATTCGTACACAGAGGGAACAGCTAAAAGAAACAAGTTAATCTAAGATGAAAAGTTCATTTGAATGTGTATAATATCATACCTGTTTTCTTCAAGGTTCGCAAGTTGCTGTGACATTTAATCAATGGAGATTTATCTAACTGATAATCCTCATCCTTAAAATGCTCCGAACATATCGCACTACATTTAGGCGGACACCAATTTGCATCTCGTCCGCAAAATGCGATCCATTGTTGAGCTAGCTCACTCTCTCGCGGAAAAGTATGAAACATAACAATCGTGCTACGATTTTTCACATTGGTTCTGTTATTTTTGCATAACAAAGCTGCACAAAATGCATACGGCATTTTGAAATACTATGCAGAGCgttgaaaatatttgaaacactttaactttcgttgaaaaactttaactttcgtactGCGTTTCAAAACACCAATGGAAAAGCGTAAAcagaaaagagcgttcccgaagtaaacatcccaccatcccgtgaatgtcaaactctgaagttttttctaaaataaaatcggggatttgttctggataaagctacctgtctttttaaagtaccttggattttgacggcttttgacagccaaatgaacacttgttcattcaagtattcatgcgactctcgcaataccgattttagacaaccaagactccgcggtttttgccagacaagactggtcgagtcttgtcttggaaacgagacaagacactcgcaataggggcctatgttgacagactcgctgtctgTTACCAAAAGGTACcagacagcgagtctgtcaTATGAGACTGCGATTTGAAGTACTgttacgtttttgtttttcacgttGGCGGATCGATGACctattctcagaaattgattaagggggggctttggttatttcgggttcaaaaaagcgttatttttgacgatttttagtgcagaaaccattcaacttaatttttacaagtgaatgtcaaattaaactacaacttttcaagaatatttggttctattttggggaagatttgatcaaaactacgttcatggcatccaatcgagaaaggcaattttgcaaaaatgtactttttgcggtgcccatcgtagctacgtgctgggtcatctgaaacatacaaatgggtatttttttgttagattataagtttatccaggtagccccgttgagtttttgttaaatttcctatttttcgatttctggcagatttttaaagttgaaaaagtgttacatttttcgatgttgcctcaaaaaacgagttttatataattaaaagaattatcaaaaaaaaaagtatcaacaattttaacaaaaacttgacggggctacctggcaaatagtgtacagattaagtgttcaaaatttcaaatcgatcggaccagtagtttttatgctacgatgggcaccggctttgaaaacgcaggttttgggaatcgcgattcaaagttgcgagatgcgttaAGCCTtatatgaaactctgtttttcaaaaatcaatatctttgtcagttttgcttcgattgatcccaaaactttacacaatactcttgaaaggataagcagtcatataaaattataaaaagtaaatgcgataaaattaaaataaaataccgaagccccccttaattAAGCCGCGGGAAACGCGGGCACGAGCATAATTAgcgtttgaaatttatttttgtgaaaaataaaaacacgttaacggtaaggaaactcaagctgcgcgcgattgtttacatacaaagCTGGGATTTTGACggattttgacagccaaatgaacacttgttcattcaagtgttcatgaGACTGTTGGAATACCGATTTTAACCAACAAAGACTGGACAGCTTACGACAGACTGGACTGGTCGAGCCCAGTCTGTCAGAACagacagacgcttggaatagggccctatgtTTGTGGTGTCCCTCTTGCGCTTTGTGTCCTTGCACTTGGCTATAAGTTGCCATAATTCGCTGCAAGTCATTTGTCCGTCTACCTTGGACAGCCATTTCTCCCagttcttcttttgttttgtttctttagaAAGCTGAATTTGGCTTGCTTTCTTTTAAAATCCATTTGGTTGGCCAGTGTATTGTTCCTGTCGTAGACCCTTTGTgcagccttttttttcctcccatgcCCGCTCAACCTCTGCTTCCCACCAGGATTTGGGAGTGATTCTGAtggttttcgtgttttcttttctaattTATGTAAGTTTGTTTATAAGTGTATTGAGGTTAAACCTCTCTGGTAATTGTATGGCCTCGATATCTCGTGCCAAGTGCTTCGCATTTAGTATCATCGTTTTGTTGTCCTTATTGGGCTTGTCTATCTCCGTAATTATAACTAGATGTCCACTTCCTCCTATATGTTCCTCCTTCACCACCCTCTTGGTGTTCAGGTACATTGGTACTGGGATAATAGTGAGATCTATTGCTGAATTCCTCTTTGAGTTGTTCGGACTGATGTAAGTAATTTCTTTGTTGTTCAGTAGCATAAGGTTCGTGTCATTCAGTTCCTCCAGAATTGCTTCTCCCCTGGAATCTGTAATGTTGTCTCCCCAGATCATATGGTGTGCGTTGAAGTCCCCGGTCAGGATTTTTAGTCTGTGCCTATTTTCCGTTATTTGTTGTATTATTTTGTGCATCACGTTTCTGTAGGTTGTTATCGGTGTTCTTGGGCCTGCATATACTGTCATTGCGAGCATATCTAGTTCTCCGATCTCTGCTGCTATGACCTGTATATGTTAATCAGTTCTAATCCTGATAGTGTTGTctattttgtaacatttttttaGGACAATTGCGCATCCCCCGTATCCGTCTTCTCGGTGGTCTGCGATCACCCTGTAGTTTTTGATATGTATGGGATCCTCTGGTTCCATCCATATCTCCTGCATGCATATGATGTCTGCGTTTTCCATGTTTGCCACTCTGGTAATCTCGTCCTTATTTGTCCTCCATCCTTGAATGTTCGCTTGTATTCTTTGGATAGTCATATTTTTTTTGAGTTTATTTCTTCACCCTTGTGTGGTTTAGGCAATTGTTTTTCGTTCTAAGATTTCTTGAGAGAGGTTTCATCCTCGCCCAATCTGTTGACATCTTTGTCCTCTGTTCTAGCTTTTTTAATTCTTTGGTTGAGGCCTTTGGCTTCATCTATGCATTTAGTTTCATTGTCATATAGTACTCCTGTTCAGGTGTACCTTCATTGttattttccatgttttttgtttcagtaTTGTTCtgtgtttccttttcgttAATATCACTATTTACTACATACAAATTGTAATCTTTCATGATTGTAATGTGATATTCGTTCTCCGTATTTCTTCGTACTGGGTGGACAGACAGACCTTTCTTTCTAAGATCGGTTACCAAGCTATGGTGAACCGAGAAGGTTATCACCAGCGAGGACCGAGGGAAAGTAAACGGTTGAAGTCCAGTTCAAGACAAGATCTTTATTCCACGTTTCTTCGCTCTTTTATACAAAATTCTATGTTTACTTATCCTATGTTATTTTGAGGAAAGAATGAAATGGCTTCCTACATTTCTGCTGCATTGGTTATTgatctctttctgttctgttctgcctTGGTGGTCAAATGACACTTTCAGAACGCATAGCGTTCTTAGTGCGTACATTGTTTCATGCCTGTTTTACTAATCAGTGCGCAAGCGGATTGCGACACTTGATGCTTGAAGCTGCGTACCGCTCTTGGGTCGGTATGATATAATCATTTAGCGAGTTTGAATattgtttggattattttgGATTGTGATGTTTTGTGTGAAGAGGCCAAACCCGGAGAGGGGTCTGGACCTAATCATGTACGGACTGATGAAGTCCGTCGGCCGCTATGGCCCGAGTGGTCGATGGCGCTTTTTCTGCGCAGGCTGTCACCAGGAGTGTATTCAGACTGTCCTTcccagggagagggggaggggaggctagtcggtggcccgtatctgccgattggtggtcagaagagaattaccgctggtggggttctctaacgtaccaaaaggctgagcgctaccCAACTATAGAACCGTCCCGGGAGCAGAAAGGCTAGTCAGCTGCCCGTATCTGCCAGTCGAGGTCCAAAAGAGAAtcaccgcgggtggggttctctagtgGATCGAAGGGCTGAGCGCTGTCCTATAGAACCTTTCCACAGcaaggagagaggggggggggggggggaggctagTCGGTGGCTCGTATCTGCCGATTGGTGGTcagaagagaattaccgctggtggggttctctaacgtaccaaaaggctgagcgctaccCAACTATAGAACCGTCCCGGGAGCAGAAAGGCTAGTCAGCTGCCCGTATCTGCCAGTCGAGGTCcaaaagagaattaccgcgggtggggttctctagcggATCGAAAGGCTGAGCGCTGTCCTATAGAACCTTTCCACGAGAGTGGGGAGGCTAGTCAGTTGCCCGGGAATGCCAATTGGTGTCcagaagagaattaccgcgggtggggttctctagagGATCAAGAGGCGGGGCAGGGGCCGAGGAGGGTTTACCTGAAAGAAGATGGTTAGCAGTGAAAGACGAGACTGCACAGGTTTCGGCACAAAAATACAACTCAActcgtttattgaaattcacgGGTTTTTATAGTCTTAATTTTAGTTCTAATTGTTACGTAACGAGTcccttctcaccctctcttcccccctcttttCCATAGTTCGTCCTTATGTAAATTTAGGTAATTTTGGCGTCATCGCGCTGATTCAGCAGGATTGGGCCGATGCAATTGGTTAATCTCTGTAATCTTGACATCATCGAGCTGATTCAGCGTGATCCGGATGATACAATTGGTTAATTTCTGTCAACTTGACGTCATCGGCTGATTCGGCATGATCGGGATGatgcaataattgattgatttgcgcAATCCGTACATAATTGATCTATGTGCGCACCGGTAATTCGGGACTTCTCGGCGATCTTCGGGTGTTATAACTATAACGTTTTCGGCGCGTGCTATGTCTCCGATATCGGAGCGCCAATTATGTTATTCCTTCCtctgttctcccttttccgttACCGGAACAAAGCATCGTCTTGTCCTCTTCTTCGGGGTTCGGGGCGCGTGCTATGTCTCCGATGTCGAGGCGCCGGTTATGTCATTCCTACGCCTCTGTCATCCCTTTCCCGTTACCGTAGGAAAGCATCGTCTTTCAGGTGCGCAGCTGACTTCGGCTCGGCACCGACCTACATCCGAGCGGTGTCAAATATAGGCTAGGGGCTGGGCCTCGCGGTGCGGCTTGTTGTGGATCGGGCCTACCTCACGCGAGGAGTTCTTGCGGGCCGCGGAGGTGCTGACACTGCAGTTTTGCTGTCCCGCCCTGCCCtctaccggtgacggtggtagaCGTGCTTTGCCTAAATGTCGGCGCTTTGAGATCAATTGCATCGGCCGAAAGTCGAAATGAATAAGAAATAACGCTTGCGTTTGAAGCGACCGAACTGCTGGCTAAAGAGGTGGTCGAAGGTGGGTCGGGTCGCTACATCCCCCCTCACTTACTGGCGCTTGTGGATCATTTCGCAGAGATGTTCCACAAGCTGGTCCGTTCTTAAGGCTAATAGGTGGGCTAATAGGTGGGTTGTGACCCTAACCCGGACTAAGGAGACGGCGCCTAGATTTTTCCTAATTTCTCGGTTACCTTTGTGGCTATTCCCCTAGGTCGAGGTCCTGTACTCCTAGCTATGTCGTGCGTTTCCCTTCTGGTAACCGGTTTAGTTACTTCCGCTTCCTGACCGTCTGATACCTGTATGTCTAAAGGCCTTTTTGATCTAATCTTGAATTTTGAGATATCCATGCGTAAAGGTTATGACCGTTGTCGCGATTTCTTCGGGGCTCCAAGTCGGTTGGGGGGTCGGGACTTGAACCCGGGTGCGTATCGTTTGGTATCCCCCTCTGAACCGTTGGCCTTCCCGGTCCCTAAGCTGCCTAATTTTTCCCCGGAATCATGGTCCGTTTGGGGTCCCTATTTGGGTAACGTTTGACCCATTCTTTCCTATGCTTCGCTGACGTTATTGGTGCTACCGTGTGGCTCACGTGGGCTCACATACGCGGAATCATCAGTCGTGGTCAATCGATGGGCGCACGTTCGCGGATCTACCTTGCATAACGAGTGTATGCAGTCAGAAAGGGCGGAGGGGGGGCTATCTTGAGCTCACCTACGCGGAGTTACATGTGTGGCCACCCGCTGGGCTCACTTTCGCGAAGTTTCGATCTAATTCTAATGCAGAGTCCACGTGGACTTGCGTACGCGGAATTCTATCGGTTTGGTGGCTCACGTGAGCTCACCATCGCGGAGTTACCGATTTATCGCTTGTGACCCACGTTGGGTTCACTATCGCGGAATTCTTAGGTCTATACGCTGGCGTGGCTCCCGTGAGCACACGATCGCAggactggtggtggccactcgcTGGGCTCACTATCGCTACGTTAACTCTAGAAGTTCGATTTCGTTTACGAACTTTTCTACTAGGACAGGTAAAGTTTTAGTACATTGTAAAACGGCTGCTGGCATATCGGGCATTTGGTGACGGATGAGGCACACTTGTCGCACGCCACGACATGGCCGCACGGCATGAACGCCGTATTGTACTCGCTGTCATAGCAGATCCGGCAACTCTTGCCGTCGGGACCGCCGCTCGGGGTTGCGATCCTCTCGTTATCCATGGCGTCGTCCAGGAGTTTCGGTgttgtcatcatcgtcctgtAGGCGCAATTACCGTACCAGATGCTATGCTGCTCCCACGGGTCATCGTCCGGCTCCCAGTCCTTCAGTCCTCCGCCGCAGCTAAAGCACTTCACCTGATCGCCTTGGCCGGTGTAGAAAAATCCCGCGTCGCTCAGCTGTTGTGGATTCGGAGACATCGCCGTTGGCCAAGCCTCGAACGATTCCAACCGCGCGGCTTCGTTTTCGTACATCGGGTATTCGGGACGCCAAGTCGGTCGAGCCGTCGTCATCGAGGTCGGGTTGCTGCTGAAAAAGGCCGCTTCAGATTCTCCCGTTAGCGGCTCCGTACTGCCACCTTGTCCATGGCGATCGGTGCTGGTCACGTTGGgactgcggttgctgctaccCTCACAGGCGCCTCTCCGTACGTCTCGTCTAGGATGATCGCTCGCATTCTGTGCGTACGAGTGCGGTCGTATTTTGATACCGCATTCGTCATAGCTGGGGCCCGGCACGTTGGCCAGGGAATTCCGATCGAGGGCCACCTTGGCTGTTGATGGTTTTCGCAGCAGCCGGCAGCGGTTTTGTTCGTCGGCGAACCTGGAAGAGGGCGTATGCGGGTTTTCCTCGAGGTTGAGGCTCTCTTCTTCCCTGGAATGGTCGATGGAACAGTCAATGTCGCTGAAAAGTCGAAGGCGAAGAGGAGCGAAAGATTCGAGGCGAAagattctcttttttttttcggatcctGTTTGGGAGGACGGAAAAACCTAAGAATCGTAACAAGCGGGAGTTTAGGGggtttatatatatatatatatcgtttttctttttattgggttcctttttttttctgctactTTTTCCGTTTACAGCCAGGTTTCCGTTTCCCACGGGCCTTCTTGGGCCAACAGCTCGTCTATCACGGCGAGGTATTCCGCCTCCTTCCGGCGTTCCTCCTCGCGTCGGGCCTCTTCCTCGGCGAAGGCGCGGGTGCGATATCGCACCCACTCATTATCTTCCTCTTCCGTGTCACTGGGTGTCGCTTGGGGCTGCTGATTGAGGAATTGCGCTGTCCATTCCTCGGTCGTCATC
The sequence above is a segment of the Anopheles darlingi chromosome 2, idAnoDarlMG_H_01, whole genome shotgun sequence genome. Coding sequences within it:
- the LOC125959348 gene encoding death-associated inhibitor of apoptosis 1-like, which codes for MTTEEWTAQFLNQQPQATPSDTEEEDNEWVRYRTRAFAEEEARREEERRKEAEYLAVIDELLAQEGPWETETWLEEESLNLEENPHTPSSRFADEQNRCRLLRKPSTAKVALDRNSLANVPGPSYDECGIKIRPHSYAQNASDHPRRDVRRGACEGSSNRSPNVTSTDRHGQGGSTEPLTGESEAAFFSSNPTSMTTARPTWRPEYPMYENEAARLESFEAWPTAMSPNPQQLSDAGFFYTGQGDQVKCFSCGGGLKDWEPDDDPWEQHSIWYGNCAYRTMMTTPKLLDDAMDNERIATPSGGPDGKSCRICYDSEYNTAFMPCGHVVACDKCASSVTKCPICQQPFYNVLKLYLS